A genomic segment from Clostridia bacterium encodes:
- a CDS encoding AsmA family protein, whose protein sequence is MRKLGIAILVLLVLVVLAAAILPRFVDVNRYRGRIQAELEQRLNRPVQLGAMNLSLFPPAFRVQNAVIGEDKSFNTGRPFAQAQELFVTAKLGPLLKKELEISRLELRKPQVEMVRNQQGIWNFASLGNRTVNGATTPPPQAPQNQPVNQQKKFELAVLKIIDGSVAVTDLQKHQSRAVYDHIDLTLRDYAQGKPFSVVMEAHLPGQGKQVARLDGKGGPIDDASMLNTSFNGTLKLEQVSLSAAQKFLNSEALEKTDAIVSGTAQLKNEGGKLASSGSLKLENPRIRGVDVGYPITADYDVSDDLTNDVIQITRATLRLGNTPLSIAGSVNTRNTPALMDMRVQASDVSIAEAARLAGAFGVGFSPAMQVAGRMNANLHAQGSTSSPSMNGTLAWRELVVTGKDLPQPVKVNAIELALAPDAIRSNDFTASTGGTSVNGRFTLGQYTTKAPTIDAVLRTANANIAELINMARAYGVPAVDGMNGSGSLTLDVHATGPVKNSAAMNFSGTGQIANASLKTATLARPVNVRNANLRFTKNSMVMENVAASVGSTNASGTMTMRNFEAPNVQFALSADKLDVIEMQQIMGAGAPQPAPHRTASLGLIPEAHAQAAATQQPSIITKMTGGGTVQIGTVLYDQLALNNVRSNVTLNNGMIRLAPVTAVVYGGNETGTIELDMRQPQTLYNVNLRLQNVDANKLLASVSSVKEALYGLLAANTQATFTSVPKGQDIARTLNGRMSLNLHDGKLANVDMLQQLSAIGKFQSLGRTAQNFTNLSQLTGDFDVRNGVASTNNLKALIDGGTLAATGAVSLVDQSVNMRVTAVLSKSYSEQVGGTGVGGFMQTALANNKGELVLPVMVTGTFQKLQFQPDMAKVAEMKMQNLLPSFSNPGQLSSGILGAVMGNKGGGQVNGQGGVAGIVDALTGKPKPNQQYPAGQAQPQTQTQQQAKPQTQQNSTSEAVGNLLNQVLGGAKKKQQQQQQEPQPR, encoded by the coding sequence ATGCGCAAATTGGGAATCGCAATCCTCGTTCTGCTGGTGCTTGTGGTACTCGCGGCAGCCATCCTGCCGCGCTTTGTAGACGTGAACCGTTATCGCGGGCGCATACAGGCGGAACTGGAGCAGCGGCTGAACCGCCCGGTGCAACTGGGCGCAATGAACTTGAGCCTGTTCCCGCCGGCCTTCCGCGTACAGAACGCCGTCATCGGCGAGGACAAGAGCTTCAATACCGGGCGTCCGTTCGCACAGGCGCAGGAACTATTTGTGACGGCGAAGCTGGGCCCGCTCCTCAAAAAGGAGCTGGAGATCAGCAGACTGGAGCTGCGCAAGCCGCAAGTGGAGATGGTGCGCAATCAGCAGGGCATTTGGAACTTCGCGTCGTTGGGAAACCGTACGGTAAACGGAGCCACGACGCCTCCGCCGCAGGCTCCACAAAACCAACCGGTCAACCAGCAGAAGAAATTCGAATTGGCGGTGCTGAAGATAATTGACGGCAGCGTTGCGGTTACGGATCTGCAAAAGCATCAGTCCCGCGCGGTGTACGACCACATTGATCTGACTCTCCGAGACTACGCACAAGGCAAGCCCTTCTCTGTGGTCATGGAGGCGCACCTGCCCGGACAGGGTAAGCAGGTTGCTCGATTGGATGGCAAAGGCGGACCGATCGACGACGCGAGCATGCTGAACACGTCGTTCAATGGCACGCTGAAACTGGAGCAGGTTTCGCTTTCGGCGGCGCAGAAGTTTCTGAACTCGGAGGCACTTGAAAAAACGGACGCGATCGTCAGCGGCACGGCGCAGCTTAAGAACGAAGGTGGCAAGCTTGCGTCGAGCGGTTCGCTGAAACTGGAGAATCCGCGCATTCGCGGCGTGGACGTCGGATACCCGATCACTGCTGACTACGACGTGAGCGACGATCTGACCAACGACGTAATACAGATTACAAGAGCCACGCTCAGGTTGGGCAATACGCCGCTTTCCATCGCTGGCAGCGTGAACACTCGCAACACGCCCGCACTGATGGACATGCGAGTGCAAGCCAGTGACGTCTCGATTGCGGAGGCGGCGCGGCTGGCGGGAGCGTTTGGAGTGGGGTTCAGCCCGGCGATGCAGGTGGCTGGACGCATGAATGCGAACCTGCACGCCCAGGGCTCCACATCGAGTCCATCGATGAATGGAACACTCGCCTGGCGCGAACTGGTGGTGACCGGAAAAGATCTTCCGCAACCCGTTAAAGTCAACGCAATCGAGCTGGCGCTGGCTCCGGATGCGATCCGGTCCAATGACTTCACGGCTTCAACGGGCGGAACTAGCGTCAACGGGCGCTTCACCCTGGGACAGTACACGACGAAGGCTCCCACCATCGATGCAGTCTTGCGCACGGCGAATGCCAACATCGCGGAACTCATTAACATGGCGCGAGCCTATGGAGTGCCGGCCGTAGATGGAATGAACGGCAGCGGTTCGCTCACGCTGGATGTGCATGCGACCGGGCCGGTGAAGAATTCAGCGGCCATGAACTTCAGTGGTACCGGGCAGATTGCGAACGCTTCGCTGAAAACGGCAACGCTGGCCCGTCCGGTGAATGTAAGGAACGCAAACCTGCGCTTTACCAAAAATTCCATGGTGATGGAGAATGTGGCAGCGTCGGTGGGCAGCACGAACGCCAGCGGCACGATGACGATGCGTAATTTCGAGGCGCCGAATGTGCAGTTCGCGCTCTCGGCAGACAAGCTAGATGTGATCGAAATGCAGCAGATCATGGGAGCGGGCGCGCCGCAGCCAGCCCCGCATAGGACTGCCTCGCTCGGATTGATTCCCGAAGCTCACGCGCAGGCAGCGGCAACGCAGCAGCCAAGCATCATCACGAAGATGACGGGTGGCGGCACCGTACAGATCGGTACGGTACTGTACGACCAGTTGGCGCTGAACAACGTTCGTTCAAATGTCACCCTGAACAACGGCATGATTCGGTTGGCGCCCGTGACGGCGGTGGTTTACGGCGGCAACGAGACCGGCACGATCGAGCTCGACATGCGCCAGCCGCAGACGTTGTACAACGTGAACCTGCGTCTGCAAAACGTGGACGCGAACAAGCTGCTTGCTTCAGTGAGTTCGGTGAAGGAAGCGTTGTATGGTTTGCTGGCGGCGAATACGCAGGCGACATTCACGTCCGTGCCGAAGGGGCAGGACATTGCGCGAACGCTGAACGGGCGAATGTCATTGAACCTGCACGATGGCAAGCTCGCAAACGTCGACATGCTGCAACAGCTCTCGGCGATAGGCAAGTTCCAGTCCTTGGGACGTACGGCGCAGAACTTCACAAACCTGTCGCAACTCACGGGTGACTTCGATGTGCGCAATGGTGTTGCCTCCACCAATAACCTGAAGGCGCTGATCGATGGAGGAACATTGGCGGCCACCGGCGCAGTAAGCCTGGTAGACCAATCGGTAAACATGCGCGTTACGGCCGTACTCTCAAAGTCGTATAGCGAGCAGGTTGGCGGTACCGGAGTTGGCGGCTTCATGCAGACTGCTCTGGCGAACAACAAAGGCGAACTCGTGCTGCCGGTGATGGTGACCGGCACCTTCCAGAAGCTACAGTTTCAGCCGGATATGGCGAAGGTGGCGGAAATGAAGATGCAGAACCTGCTGCCAAGCTTCTCGAATCCAGGACAGTTGAGCAGCGGGATACTGGGAGCGGTGATGGGAAACAAAGGCGGCGGGCAAGTTAATGGACAAGGAGGAGTTGCCGGGATTGTTGATGCGTTGACCGGCAAGCCGAAGCCGAACCAGCAGTATCCGGCGGGACAGGCACAGCCGCAAACCCAAACACAACAGCAGGCAAAGCCGCAAACGCAGCAGAACTCCACGTCGGAAGCTGTGGGCAATCTGTTGAACCAGGTACTGGGTGGCGCAAAGAAGAAGCAGCAGCAACAGCAACAAGAGCCGCAACCGAGGTAA
- a CDS encoding type II secretion system protein, with protein sequence MRERGFSLIELLIVVAIILVISAIAIPSLMRARMAANEASATSSIRAINTAQTTYSITYSTLGYADNLAKLGAPASGPVTSDNAGLLDWVLGCASQPCPKSGYKFSIINVTGSPVVSSYAVTGVPSSIGHTGQRGFCSDKMNPVYFDPAGGTNCTIGLQ encoded by the coding sequence ATGCGCGAACGCGGCTTTTCGCTAATCGAATTGCTGATCGTCGTTGCGATCATTCTCGTCATCTCAGCGATCGCTATCCCGAGCCTCATGCGCGCCAGGATGGCCGCCAATGAGGCCTCTGCCACCTCGTCCATACGCGCCATCAACACCGCGCAGACAACCTACTCCATAACGTATTCAACCCTTGGTTATGCCGATAACCTTGCCAAGCTTGGAGCTCCCGCGTCCGGCCCTGTCACATCGGACAATGCCGGCTTGCTTGATTGGGTCCTGGGCTGCGCATCGCAACCCTGCCCCAAGAGTGGATACAAATTTTCCATCATCAACGTCACAGGGAGTCCCGTCGTTAGCAGCTATGCGGTCACAGGTGTCCCGAGCAGCATCGGCCACACAGGCCAACGCGGCTTCTGCTCAGACAAGATGAACCCTGTTTACTTCGATCCGGCGGGCGGGACCAACTGCACAATAGGATTGCAGTAA
- a CDS encoding M28 family peptidase, giving the protein MAAKLIPRKLDKIFNTRICDSIAPLISADDNWQMLRRIALACSLVPVLLSLLVLGALTVPLAAQEGSAGKAASRGIRYRRLLPETIQERLAAAPRNNAVRGNLLRESFSAAGCSQTSEAVVKGEKLPNVICTLPGKSDGVIIIGAHFDHVVSGDGVVDNWSGAALLPSLFESVRVDEREHTLVFIGFTAEEKGLIGSKSYVKSLTREQRSNILAMVNIDTLGLSPTKVWGSHADPALVKALAHIASMMHLPVAIVNVENVGSADSEAFREKKIPAITIHSVTESTLPILHSDRDRLNAIRPDDYYQSYMLLAGYIVYLDQNLDRTPAPANVASAGATSTTPSERK; this is encoded by the coding sequence TTGGCGGCAAAACTAATACCCCGCAAACTCGACAAGATTTTCAATACCCGCATTTGCGATTCGATTGCGCCTCTGATCTCCGCCGACGATAATTGGCAGATGTTGCGCCGCATCGCTCTCGCGTGCTCTCTTGTCCCTGTTCTACTGAGTCTGCTTGTGCTTGGGGCGCTGACAGTGCCGCTGGCAGCGCAGGAAGGATCCGCAGGCAAAGCGGCCAGTCGAGGGATACGGTACCGACGCCTCCTGCCGGAGACGATCCAGGAGCGCCTCGCTGCCGCTCCGCGCAACAACGCCGTCCGCGGAAACCTGTTGCGCGAGTCGTTCTCGGCGGCGGGCTGCTCGCAAACATCGGAAGCCGTTGTGAAAGGCGAAAAGCTTCCCAACGTCATCTGTACCCTGCCAGGCAAATCCGACGGCGTCATCATTATCGGCGCTCACTTCGATCACGTCGTTTCAGGCGATGGTGTCGTTGACAACTGGAGCGGAGCTGCACTCTTGCCAAGCCTCTTCGAATCCGTGCGCGTTGACGAACGGGAGCACACGCTCGTGTTCATCGGATTCACTGCCGAAGAAAAGGGACTGATCGGCTCGAAAAGTTACGTGAAATCGCTGACGCGCGAGCAGCGGTCGAACATCCTCGCCATGGTCAACATCGACACTCTGGGCCTTTCGCCGACGAAGGTGTGGGGCTCGCACGCCGATCCGGCACTTGTTAAAGCGCTCGCTCACATCGCCAGCATGATGCATCTGCCGGTCGCCATCGTGAATGTAGAAAACGTTGGAAGCGCCGACTCCGAAGCCTTCCGGGAAAAGAAGATTCCTGCGATTACGATCCACTCGGTCACCGAATCGACGCTGCCAATCCTGCATAGCGATCGCGACCGTCTCAACGCTATCCGGCCCGACGACTACTACCAGTCCTACATGCTTCTGGCCGGTTACATCGTCTATCTCGACCAGAACCTTGACCGCACTCCTGCACCGGCAAACGTTGCGAGTGCGGGAGCCACAAGCACAACTCCTTCGGAACGCAAGTAG
- a CDS encoding histidine kinase dimerization/phospho-acceptor domain-containing protein, with the protein MHDDLIAELSHQINSPLAAIRNAIYLAASRTADLEVRRYLELADSEVVIIASALRNARSFHPAARKAQGSADMQAQAASTKAKRVAAA; encoded by the coding sequence GTGCATGACGATTTGATTGCCGAACTTAGTCACCAGATCAATAGCCCTCTGGCCGCTATTCGGAACGCGATCTACCTGGCCGCGAGCCGCACAGCCGATCTAGAAGTGCGGCGATACTTGGAACTAGCGGACTCGGAAGTGGTTATCATCGCCAGCGCCTTGCGGAATGCCCGCAGCTTCCATCCAGCAGCAAGGAAGGCGCAGGGCTCGGCTGACATGCAGGCGCAAGCGGCAAGTACGAAAGCAAAACGAGTAGCAGCAGCGTAG
- a CDS encoding DUF177 domain-containing protein gives MFIRAQDLEIRKLQFREELQPGVVDLGTGVRQIAPLKTSGRAEVLHEHHGGKVVISDIRLVGKLSTKVECDCARCLEPVPLEITREFDLLNRPLGSDRRGDEVSITEAETEIGYYEGEGLLLEDVLREQLLLALPLRMVCSDDCKGICPQCGRNLNLGACNCEQHIPDPRWDALNDLKNRLK, from the coding sequence ATGTTCATCCGAGCTCAAGATCTTGAAATCAGGAAGCTGCAATTCCGCGAGGAGTTACAGCCAGGCGTTGTCGACCTAGGCACCGGCGTGCGGCAGATTGCGCCATTGAAAACATCTGGCCGGGCAGAGGTTCTCCATGAGCACCACGGCGGAAAAGTTGTTATTTCCGACATCCGCCTGGTCGGCAAGCTTTCGACAAAAGTCGAGTGTGATTGTGCTCGCTGCCTCGAGCCCGTGCCACTGGAAATCACGCGCGAGTTCGATTTGCTGAATCGTCCACTCGGCTCGGACCGCCGCGGGGACGAGGTCTCGATCACTGAGGCTGAGACTGAGATCGGTTACTACGAAGGCGAAGGGCTGCTACTCGAAGACGTTTTGCGTGAACAGCTTCTGCTCGCCTTGCCACTGAGGATGGTTTGCAGCGACGATTGCAAGGGCATCTGCCCGCAATGCGGACGCAACCTGAATCTTGGCGCTTGCAATTGCGAACAGCACATACCGGACCCGCGTTGGGATGCGCTGAACGATTTGAAGAACAGATTGAAGTAG
- a CDS encoding TraR/DksA family transcriptional regulator: protein MEKKKLETFKKRLEERQRELRHNVTRTEQDGRNADVGDMAQDIADRASSSYQKEFLFHQSNTERQTLQMVEGALSRIREGSFGECVSCGSEINPKRLEAVPWTRFCIACQEKLEQGQLEQETGT from the coding sequence ATGGAAAAAAAGAAGCTGGAAACGTTCAAAAAACGACTCGAGGAAAGACAGCGCGAACTGCGGCACAACGTCACGCGCACGGAACAGGACGGCCGCAACGCCGATGTCGGCGATATGGCGCAGGACATTGCCGACCGTGCGTCCAGTTCCTATCAAAAGGAGTTCCTTTTCCATCAGAGCAATACCGAGCGACAGACGCTGCAAATGGTGGAAGGCGCGCTGAGCCGCATACGCGAAGGCAGTTTCGGCGAGTGTGTCTCGTGCGGCAGCGAGATCAATCCCAAGCGCCTTGAAGCCGTGCCCTGGACGCGTTTCTGTATCGCATGCCAGGAGAAGCTTGAACAAGGTCAACTGGAGCAGGAAACGGGCACGTAA
- a CDS encoding sigma-54 dependent transcriptional regulator translates to MVPTPKTRVLVVDDDAATARFLSSYLIRRNFDVSVAATGEEAIRMFRVYDPTLVLLDLAMPGMSGIDTLERLKQIKPEVSVIMLSAQSSPEIIFKASKLGADDYIGKPFEPKELDLRISKVLEKQRLVTEVTQLRDQVRRQSDFTMLFGTSPKMEEVKNTIEQVADTTATVLVRGESGTGKEVVARMVYAQSLRHEKPFVKVNCAAIPHELLESELFGYEPGAFTGANRQKLGKFDLANNGTIFLDEISEMHPSLQAKLLHVLQDGEFARLGGKRDIAVDVRVLAATNKPLERAVEEGLFREDLFYRLNVVTIHIPPLRERREEIPIFLDFFLRKYSEFYGKTPAQFSDYAVGRMMEYTWPGNIRELENLVKRYTIVGNEAQIIRELSTHKPIVSSLSGNSPIWGIKEPAIAAPPHNSQPAVPAPVSNAMGEIEMPSLLEIGKRAAMLAEREAIERVLAQTRWNRRQAAKILKISYKALLNKLKAMEEQNQANQAKQHPA, encoded by the coding sequence ATGGTGCCGACGCCGAAGACGAGAGTGCTGGTGGTTGATGACGATGCCGCCACGGCCAGGTTTCTGAGTTCGTATCTGATTCGCAGGAATTTCGACGTAAGCGTCGCAGCGACGGGCGAAGAAGCCATTCGCATGTTCCGCGTCTACGATCCCACGCTAGTGCTGCTTGATCTCGCCATGCCGGGCATGAGTGGAATCGACACCCTTGAACGCCTTAAGCAGATTAAGCCGGAGGTTTCCGTAATCATGCTCTCTGCGCAGAGCAGTCCAGAGATCATCTTCAAAGCCTCCAAGCTCGGCGCGGACGATTACATTGGTAAGCCATTCGAGCCCAAGGAACTCGACCTGCGCATCAGCAAGGTTCTGGAAAAACAGAGACTCGTAACCGAAGTCACTCAATTGCGCGACCAGGTGCGCCGCCAGTCCGACTTCACCATGCTCTTCGGCACGAGCCCCAAGATGGAAGAAGTCAAGAACACCATCGAGCAGGTGGCAGACACCACCGCGACGGTCCTCGTACGCGGCGAAAGCGGCACCGGCAAAGAGGTCGTGGCGCGCATGGTTTACGCACAGTCATTGCGCCACGAGAAGCCGTTTGTGAAGGTAAATTGCGCCGCTATTCCACATGAGTTGCTGGAAAGCGAACTCTTCGGGTACGAACCCGGAGCTTTCACGGGCGCCAATCGCCAGAAGCTCGGCAAGTTCGATCTGGCAAACAACGGAACCATCTTCCTCGACGAGATCAGCGAGATGCACCCGTCGCTCCAGGCGAAGCTCCTGCACGTTTTGCAGGACGGCGAATTCGCCCGCCTGGGAGGTAAGCGCGATATTGCGGTCGACGTTCGCGTCCTCGCCGCCACCAACAAACCGCTCGAACGGGCCGTGGAAGAAGGCCTTTTCCGCGAAGATCTTTTCTACCGCCTGAACGTCGTTACCATACACATACCGCCGCTTCGCGAGCGCCGTGAGGAGATACCCATCTTCCTCGATTTCTTCCTGCGCAAATACAGCGAGTTCTATGGCAAAACACCGGCTCAGTTCAGCGACTACGCCGTCGGGCGAATGATGGAATATACCTGGCCGGGGAACATACGAGAATTGGAGAATCTCGTAAAGCGTTACACCATCGTGGGCAATGAGGCGCAAATTATCCGCGAACTCTCTACCCACAAACCCATCGTCTCGTCCCTGTCGGGGAATAGTCCCATCTGGGGCATTAAGGAACCGGCGATTGCTGCGCCGCCGCATAACTCGCAACCGGCTGTTCCCGCACCCGTCTCCAATGCCATGGGCGAAATCGAAATGCCTTCTCTGCTGGAGATTGGAAAACGCGCCGCCATGCTCGCCGAGCGCGAAGCGATTGAACGCGTACTTGCCCAAACGCGTTGGAATCGCAGGCAAGCCGCCAAGATCCTCAAGATCAGTTACAAGGCCCTACTCAACAAACTCAAGGCGATGGAAGAACAGAATCAGGCGAATCAGGCTAAGCAACATCCTGCTTAA
- a CDS encoding GvpL/GvpF family gas vesicle protein — protein MAWYAYCITEQSIFQNVRVRRPFPIENLRGINGTPVFGYPSGEFAVIVSEYSHESALTQSSVVEHARVVSECFRNSTVLPFRFGTIFENDDALRQAVRTNRKAFGDSVAHLRGKAEMHIKVTVRGDGSIQTFSDVLPAQAGGEYLMRLREKASRDRERQTKARALSVQVHKLFNPLEEEVSCKKVVAGGMTIDIAHLIDTKQIEKYQNRYSTASRQLKNCELAISGPWPPYHFMPGKLRTVGND, from the coding sequence ATGGCGTGGTATGCATACTGCATCACTGAGCAAAGTATCTTTCAGAACGTTCGAGTCCGTCGCCCATTCCCCATTGAGAATCTTCGAGGCATCAACGGGACGCCCGTGTTTGGCTATCCGAGCGGCGAGTTTGCTGTGATCGTCAGCGAATACTCGCACGAATCGGCGCTCACACAATCCTCCGTGGTGGAACACGCGCGTGTTGTGAGCGAGTGTTTCCGCAACTCCACCGTGCTGCCATTCCGGTTCGGCACCATTTTCGAGAACGACGACGCGCTTCGACAGGCGGTTCGCACCAACCGCAAGGCTTTCGGAGATAGCGTAGCGCATCTGCGCGGCAAGGCCGAAATGCACATCAAGGTCACCGTGCGTGGAGATGGTTCAATTCAGACCTTTTCCGACGTGCTGCCGGCGCAGGCTGGCGGCGAGTACCTTATGCGGTTGCGCGAGAAAGCCAGTCGCGATCGGGAACGGCAGACCAAGGCACGCGCACTCTCGGTTCAGGTGCACAAGCTTTTCAATCCGCTTGAAGAAGAGGTTAGTTGCAAGAAAGTTGTTGCGGGCGGCATGACTATCGACATCGCCCACCTGATCGACACCAAGCAGATTGAGAAGTACCAGAACCGCTACAGCACTGCCAGTCGCCAACTTAAGAATTGCGAATTGGCGATCAGCGGCCCCTGGCCGCCTTACCACTTCATGCCTGGCAAACTACGAACAGTCGGGAACGACTGA
- a CDS encoding sensor domain-containing diguanylate cyclase, with translation MSLDYTAADSCPPEKFVVEVFSELGEETVARRWREVNVLLRLSMLAGLQMQIDATLNMLCDFASEIASFRRGMVYFWDEDQQQMHLRVTRGMEDPDLETYTRGNILNFWAAKYGRPLLVTTGCNVQADALLAGLNCKAALVVPLLVSNKVMGSLQLYSADPDSFTQEDAQLLWILTLVAENLLTRDFGNEGLIRFAFTDYLTGLKTRGYFEQQLELEIKRAERKKTLLSLLMIDIDFFKTFNDTYGHHVGDQVLRDVASMLMKDMREIDTAARYGGEEFVIILPETSGPGALLVAQRLRRAIEQAKFFAGSPSEIEHVTVSIGIACFDRDAQFKRDLIEFADVALYEAKSRGRNRVVLYSEIAAKRKEVS, from the coding sequence ATGTCCTTAGATTACACAGCGGCTGACTCTTGTCCTCCTGAAAAGTTTGTAGTCGAGGTTTTTTCGGAGTTGGGCGAAGAGACGGTTGCACGACGCTGGCGGGAGGTGAACGTCTTGCTGCGCCTGAGCATGTTGGCCGGTTTGCAGATGCAAATCGATGCCACCCTGAACATGCTCTGCGACTTTGCATCCGAGATCGCCAGCTTCCGTCGTGGCATGGTTTACTTCTGGGACGAAGACCAGCAGCAGATGCATTTGCGTGTGACTCGTGGCATGGAAGATCCCGATCTGGAAACGTACACGAGGGGGAACATTCTGAATTTCTGGGCGGCAAAATACGGCCGTCCGCTGCTGGTGACCACCGGGTGCAACGTGCAGGCGGACGCTTTGCTCGCAGGCCTGAACTGCAAGGCCGCACTGGTGGTGCCGCTGCTCGTAAGCAACAAGGTGATGGGCTCGCTGCAACTCTACAGTGCCGATCCGGACAGCTTTACCCAGGAAGACGCACAGTTGCTCTGGATTCTGACGCTGGTCGCCGAAAACCTGCTGACGCGAGACTTCGGCAACGAAGGGCTGATCCGCTTCGCATTCACAGACTACCTGACGGGGCTAAAAACTCGCGGATACTTCGAACAACAACTGGAGTTGGAGATCAAGCGCGCCGAGCGTAAAAAAACGCTCCTGTCGCTGCTGATGATCGACATCGATTTTTTCAAGACGTTCAACGACACTTACGGCCACCACGTGGGCGACCAGGTGCTGCGCGACGTGGCTTCGATGCTGATGAAGGACATGCGCGAAATTGATACGGCGGCCCGCTATGGTGGCGAGGAATTCGTAATCATTCTGCCGGAAACCAGCGGCCCAGGCGCTCTGCTTGTGGCACAACGATTACGCCGTGCGATCGAGCAGGCAAAATTCTTTGCTGGTTCGCCAAGCGAGATCGAACACGTGACCGTCAGCATAGGAATCGCTTGTTTCGACCGTGACGCGCAGTTCAAGCGCGACCTGATAGAGTTCGCCGACGTTGCACTCTATGAAGCAAAATCTCGCGGGCGGAATCGCGTAGTGCTCTACTCAGAGATCGCCGCAAAGCGAAAAGAAGTCTCCTGA
- the rpmF gene encoding 50S ribosomal protein L32: MANPKRRHSTRRTAIRRSHDHLTAHSLSECPNCHEKKMPHRACPKCGHYKGREIVELEPAK, encoded by the coding sequence ATGGCGAATCCTAAACGGAGACACTCCACGCGGCGCACCGCAATTCGGCGCTCGCACGACCACCTCACGGCCCACTCACTCTCTGAGTGCCCCAACTGCCACGAGAAGAAGATGCCCCATCGCGCCTGCCCCAAGTGCGGTCATTACAAGGGCCGCGAAATCGTGGAACTCGAGCCGGCGAAGTAA
- a CDS encoding YtxH domain-containing protein — MKSFLFGLGLGIGLGVLFAPMSGEETRSNLSDRANDLASSARDSFEQNRERMQRGVEAIRGTAERAVGQMRSTGTESGSGMGSTGTTSTTGPGGTNL; from the coding sequence ATGAAGAGCTTCTTGTTTGGATTGGGTTTGGGTATCGGCCTTGGAGTCCTGTTCGCACCAATGAGCGGCGAGGAAACCCGCAGCAACCTGAGCGACCGCGCTAATGACTTAGCCAGCTCCGCCCGCGATAGTTTCGAACAGAACCGTGAGCGGATGCAGCGCGGCGTGGAAGCGATCCGAGGAACCGCAGAGCGCGCCGTCGGCCAGATGCGCAGCACCGGAACCGAAAGCGGAAGCGGGATGGGCAGCACCGGAACGACTAGCACAACCGGGCCCGGCGGTACGAATCTCTAA
- a CDS encoding tetratricopeptide repeat protein, protein MRYTRHELKSDRFAETAAEAVHWTAAHRSKLLTGGIAVALIVVLAIGGYWYVNHRNNQAGVELGKAMTIYNAQLRPSSIPADPNVVSFTSVEERSKAARHEFARIVDKYGSTHSGQLAKYFVALTEQDLGNTSDTEKQLKEISTTGDADVAALAKFALASVYRNTNREADAVRTYKDIIDHPARTVPKVTAQLELADVYAATQPAEARKIYEQIAKEDPKGPGAEIAAQRQAALKQ, encoded by the coding sequence GTGCGTTATACCCGTCATGAACTAAAATCTGACAGATTCGCGGAAACGGCTGCCGAAGCCGTTCACTGGACTGCTGCCCACCGTTCAAAGCTACTGACCGGCGGCATAGCTGTCGCCCTCATTGTCGTGCTCGCAATCGGCGGTTATTGGTATGTCAATCACCGCAACAATCAGGCTGGCGTGGAACTTGGCAAGGCAATGACAATCTACAACGCGCAGCTGCGGCCCTCAAGCATTCCGGCAGATCCCAACGTGGTTAGCTTCACATCCGTTGAGGAACGCTCGAAAGCTGCACGGCATGAGTTTGCCCGCATCGTAGACAAGTACGGGTCCACGCACTCCGGCCAGCTCGCGAAGTATTTCGTAGCGCTTACCGAGCAGGACCTCGGCAACACCAGTGACACGGAGAAGCAACTGAAGGAAATATCAACGACGGGCGATGCCGATGTCGCAGCCCTGGCAAAGTTTGCACTCGCTTCCGTTTACCGCAACACAAATCGCGAAGCCGACGCCGTGCGTACCTACAAGGACATCATCGATCATCCCGCGCGCACCGTGCCCAAGGTAACTGCGCAGCTCGAGCTGGCCGATGTTTACGCCGCAACGCAGCCGGCGGAGGCTCGAAAGATATATGAGCAGATCGCCAAAGAAGATCCCAAGGGCCCCGGAGCGGAGATCGCCGCACAGCGTCAAGCTGCCCTGAAGCAGTAG